Genomic window (Manduca sexta isolate Smith_Timp_Sample1 chromosome 26, JHU_Msex_v1.0, whole genome shotgun sequence):
TCCttgcattatgtttttttaagtgtaaaatgggaaaatattttcctattgCGACAACTCGAAATTTCTacgttttaaagtttaaactaatttaaatagtaGACAAGGATAGAATTCACTTTTAGTGTTCAAATACTATAAACTACTTTCTGTTTTCATCAGGCgttctaagatttttttatagataaataattttagccACTCTACGACGAacactttaattatttacagttaATTTCCTTTAGTTAAAAATTAGAATGAGTACTTTTAAATTGTGTTcaggtattttttatatctggatagtaataacataatgaacattttaaataaagatttttgaacgcgcttatctcataGCTTTTCACAAAGCGGATCTGCGACGCATTCGTCAaatgtaatgtgttttttttggtttcgcggtgATAGTGCTTTATTAccaccgcccagccttcgtagGGGGCGACTGAGCAGGTGGGGTCACTATGGCTTACGACCCGGTGTTGAGTCGCTCAGATTTGATGTTGTCCTTCGGGAAATGTGAACCCTAACCTTTTGTTAGTTACGCGCAGGCGCGGCAATCGCCATTTGAAAATTTCCCAAACATTTCATAgtatttttaaggatttttcTTTAGGAAAGAACCATCGTACGCTTCCCCTGATAATATTACGAAATGGATTTTATCTATTCAAAAAGTTTATCTTTcgattaatgttttaatatctaacaagTAACATTTTGTCAACCTTAAATTGATGGTAAGAAAGGTAACGGAAACGTTGATTGCATGTCAGTTTTCTGCGAGACTGTACGTCCTTCATTTTGGAACTGCGGAGGCCTAAACTAATCGACTTTCCTTTAAGCTAGAATCCACGAATTCTACATAATTGTATGTGTTATTGAATGATCACTTAAAATTGCTTTATGATTAGTAGAGTTAGCTGGCCTatgctattaaaaaatatgaggGGCGATTGACTGACCCCCTTCCCTCGATTTTGTGTGTCTGcgcacttttatatataaaacaaatatctgcTATGCTACTTCATTGACCAAATGCTGGGTAGTTACGTCTCTAGAACTAGCCAAGCTGAccaagataaataatatataacgaCGGGTGAAAAGCATTGACTTAAGCgccatttttttgcgacactaaggcTGGCTTGCACAGCgacttattaaacatatttagtgctaaacacatttaaatctTCGTGCTGTCACTGTCATCGGAGGCGacctttgggggaggcgaaccgagcaaccgcccggggccttgcgcttacagaggcctcgcgcggtgcctcgcaggacctttttttatgttcttaccgacgaaactgttaaaacaggggaacgtgtttttactctgcccggggcctcgcgtctgtttctttttgctttcgcctgggccTCGCTTCGTTTAAGGCCGCCACTGACTGTCATCTTTTTAAGAGTTGATGAAGACAGTATTatgattaaaacatatttagccTTAATCATTTTTAGTGAGTGGTTGTGGAAGTCGGCTTaagttacatacatatttaaaatcagcacttttttctaagtttttttcaacatagttaaaatttttcgaaaaatttaatacgacgaaattttaaaggccgaaatatccatgcatattaattatttttacgtttttctttcaactgcgagaagtaatcactaactagacgtgaatttaaattctttacttgtcaatacttgtttagttacccagatttaaggtgaaacaaaatgtatgaaaaatggaccttaagctataaccttaagtcaattagcttttcaaccgccGATAATTAACCTCGAAATAATGTGCAAGCAGATCGACCTAAGACTACGCAATGTCAATTGTGAATTGACCACGTAACAATATCTTTACAAATGTTATtctaatgtttaatataattttaatcataagtTAGGGGAAATGTTAAGTTCTTAAATAGATCGCTAGATATGCGAAGAATCTATTTATTTCGAATGAACTAATTATGATTGTGAATGTATTTTACAGTGATACAGTCTCAACAGTGTTTTTGTATCTATTGCTAAAGGACTACACAGAATAtatccaatatatttttaagtaataatgttCAGCCGTAAGTAGGTCTATTATAACTTTCATGCAGAAcggaaatttaaaatgttcagtTTTGAAAGTAATAATAGGTTTTTACCCATTTGTATTTACAAATGTTTCTTGGAGGGTAATGTCATTAACGACTCATTAGTGCTTAATTAtggctactactactactaatacTAACAGTACGGAAGGGTGAAGTTTTGCGAAACggaacacaacatataggtactaagaGAGATTTTTTGTGGGGCCACGTGGAGGCGCGTAGTGCCCCcaaaagaaatttcaaaaatatcaagaaaattGCCATTAAAAGGTACAGGTAGGAAGAGGGGCCtgggtactaatatgcataaatgtagtctgcaaatcgttataatgattataaatagatttaacataaattatgaaaggagTCAGCAGAAATTAGGTTATAtgggacccttcgccactgcaagcAACCAATATTTATGATTTGGCTTCTGTGTGCTTTTGCAAGtggatatatttattcatttctgCAAAACGTTGTTGGGATTGCGTCATTTTCAGCAAGTGTTATGTATTTCTAatcgttgtaaatatttttattgtttttgaataaaatgcattccagatgaattttgatgtttttattatctacAATACCTAATTTTCAGACACAAAAATTGTGATAATAACTTTTTTGGTTACAAAATCCAATTTTTATAACAGGCTttgttagattattttttatatgtattaaaatcacTGACTGCTTTGGTGGGGTAGTGGTATTACTATACGACTGCAATACGGTTGGGTCTGGGGTTCAAACCCCGTGTcgcgcaaagtgatattggatttttctactcagtatcagtctggagtctggaatttgtgcccgatatggcgatgggttcgctccctatcacatcatgggacggaattcaCACGACAGAAAGTGGATACACCAGTTGCGTCTCCGctcaccccttcggggataaaaagcgtgaatgTTTCGCTGTGTGTAAAATCACcgtgacattaaaaataaacggaTTTGAAACGAACAAAGTGATTTTTACGTATACTCATATGAATTATGcggtacatataaaaataatatctgatTAGTTCTGTCAAGTTATTCTGATTAGTTTTATATGAGaccatatattattatgtacgaTCAACAAAGAAATTAATAGTATGAAAGTTCTGATTTAAATTGACTTTTTCTGTTATCTTTTAGTGGCTCGCCCCGAGCGGCAAGAAACacgttaataattatagtattatactCATTATGGTTTTAtgaaattcgataagaaattaGAGAGGCATAGAAAGGTAGGTACTTATGGTACCCCGGAGCCACCTCTAATGTGTTGATGAAGGCTACCGCAGGGTTTTTCTCGTTTTTGTATAGCATGATGGTATCCCCGACATACCTGCTATGGTTTATCGGACTAATGTGAGATGTTAAAGTTATTTCCGTGCgaaaaaaatacgtatacttatgTTGTGCAGTTGAAAAGTTCTAAAtatagaaaagtaataaaatcgtaaATTCAAAGCATCTAGATGCGGTTGCAGACCGTCCTATACAATATAGAGCTAACTATAAGCGTATATAAAGGGTTAGTTGTGTTTGACTGACATTCTACCATTGGAACATTTGGGGATCAGTCGCAGGATAAAAACGAAAAATGTTCAAATTCACTTTCATTTTGTCCGTTATGATCATAggtaagattttaattttacatacttacaaTTACTAAGGAACCATGTTATTTTTAGGTATcttgttaatgtttttatgtattactaATACAGTATTAGGTAAAATCATCGTTTCTAAGGCTCATGGAAATGTGGGACCAGACAATTGAGTTTGGGTAGGTCAAGTCCTCATCCTTTTTGTGAAGTCCAttaataaaggttatttttaataatatttgaacctACCTACATGAATCTCGTAGGTATAGTAGTAGATAGCTTCGGTGTCCGCCCTGTgaattgggggcgtttggagaatgcAACCATGGCATCCCTTGCCTGTCGTAAAAgacgactaataggggccattgGGGGGTCGTCGAGAGGCGGCAGTAGaccgtccgcccttagtgtacgttgtgcacatttCGCACATTGAGGTGATCCCCCGGATGGACGGCAACGTGGGACGTAAGCGTCATGCTGCCCTTGACGCCGAGAGAGTCCTTCGgttgcgcgggggcttctgagatCTTCTATCcaacattgaaataattttccaattagaatcagtagtttctgagatagcgcgttcaaacaaactctacagctttatataatgCACTTGTCAGGCGCTCTTGTTTGGGCTGATGATGCGGATGACAGAAAAGACTGCGACGCGTGTGGTAAAGTGTGCGAACCTCTTTGCGGCACGAAGCAATTCAGGATCTGCTGCCATAACAACTTAGGAACGAAACGTGAAGCCCCAGCCTACATGGTACAGTATTCAATGAACATTTTATAAGTTGATATCTATGTTTGAATGTGTAATGTGTTCTTAACTCGGACTCAAAATCAGTCATTAATATGAACCTAAATACCTACTTAGGTTTGATCGATTATTTCTACCTAGATACCTAACAAaaaataggctcgccccctatcacatcatgggacggaacatacttggcgaaaagtgggtgccttagttgcgcctctgcataccccttcggagataaatgcgtgatgttatgtaccTAACAAAATGTTAGATTTTGGAGCATGAACCTTTCAGAGGTTTCATGGTTAcctttgtatgtatgtatacatgCTGTCGGCTAGCAGTTCCTTTCATTACATACCTACGGGTAGCACCATAATTTGGATATTACCAAAATATCTACTTATAAGGGTCTGTAATAcagtattttataacttttaagacGCAGACTATGTAAAATTGCGGTTGTGGAATTGTTAATGTTACCATAATTAAATTCGTCAATGTTTGCAGGCCCCAGCTGCACCTGCCGATACGCCTTTGGCCAAAGATGCTTAACAGTAACACTTCCAACCTAACGAAACCTAAGCTATGACGcatgatgaaaataatataatttgaaaacgttttaaaaaaattacacttctaaaaatatgGACACAATATCTATGCTCTccttatttttacatatttggtTGGCGATTTGGTTGTTTCTACATCATTTTTCTTGATCAGAGTTGAATATTTAGGTAGGTATTGTTCCCTGTCTTCATATAGTAATTGGCAAAAATAAATGGCTAACATTATgattttaatggtttttattGAACCCAAAATTCGAACGCTTCCTTTTTTAGAATACCAAACACAATAGATAAAAATTCAGAGATAGATTGACATTTGAAAAGTAGATCTATCATTCAACTTACTTAAAAGAGAAGATGTTtagaagcttgcacaagcctgggatccggttctatatttaattaaatcggaacctaaaagaccggctgccagacttcaagagaCTGTGAGCTCATTGTGTGTAGATCGGACAACCAACagctaaaaacatttaaaaagttgtataattgtaaaatgtaggtatattgtAACTtagactttgcggatgaacaacacctcagttcccCTCGTGACCGtaaaggctgcaaaatcttcgaaacgtcgggagaaaaattgaaatattagaaccgcgataaaatccgaaaaatagtttacttttaatgtctaacattcgcgtaaacataagaaatcattaatagtCGAGATTATTGGGAGAGATTTTATAAATCTAATGGTTTGAAATTTGATTCACAAAATTTATATGGAAAACCAAACAGCCAGAACGTTGTACATATTGTAATGCCAATGTCAGTCATGGTAAGCACTGTTGCTCACTAAGTTCTGTAATAgcgtaaaaaaacaaaatttgaagAAAACAATGGTATGGcaattttaatggaaaataacATGGGTGTACAGAATGACAAATGAAGGAAGAGAAAGAGGCCCTTAGTGGGGAATACCTTCATGCTTCACTGCAACTGCAGGCacgaaatcataatattatatttttcagctATCCTTAAGGTAgctgaaaaatatacttaatattatgaaatttttattacctttaaaataataagaatgtgTGTGAGGTAGCTAAAACGGCATGGGACCCGGAGGGTTCTAAATTACCGCTTGAGCAGAACACTATCCAGATTTCTAGGTAACCCTGGTCTTGAAGGACCCGCCCCAAACgctataagtacttaataagtatttttctcGAAGGTAAAAATGAGTAACATCGTGCCTGTCTGTAATCCCACTATGATTATTATGGTCTACAAGTAACTGTTAACAATACCTATTGTTTCCATGGTGAGATATTATTTTAGGGAGAGGCACCGGCACAATCAAAAAAAGTTAGGTAAAATGCAATCTTTGCACTAGTGATCGTGTTATAGATTAGTGTATTTATCTGGACGCAGGTTGTACTCATTTATACTGTCTAAATAACATACTTTCACAATGTTTTTGTCTGCACCAGTTCTCTGCTGTACTCACAAAAACTGTTAACGtaacatgatttttattttatcctcTTTGGCATCGAATTTcatgtgtttatatttactttagtaaCGGGAAGTAGGGTACAATAGTTTCATGCGAATGAGCACTCCTCGCGAGTGTGATATAA
Coding sequences:
- the LOC115450769 gene encoding U-scoloptoxin(20)-Cw1a, which produces MFKFTFILSVMIIGALVWADDADDRKDCDACGKVCEPLCGTKQFRICCHNNLGTKREAPAYMAPAAPADTPLAKDA